Part of the Mycteria americana isolate JAX WOST 10 ecotype Jacksonville Zoo and Gardens chromosome 10, USCA_MyAme_1.0, whole genome shotgun sequence genome, TTCATCCAGGCATGCCCAGAATTTACACTGACCCAGACAACTGATTTAACACCTCCAGCTTCATTTCCCactgggagcaggagctgcacGTGGCTCTGACTGCAGAGCCTTCACTGAGAACTGACAGAGACGGGGTTTAGAGCAATTTCTTCCAGCCAACAGTCCCACTGAGTTCCCCCCGCCCCAGAATTTACAACCATCACTGAAATGTGGGAGTACAAGGACTGGGGCACTGTAGATGTGACCACTGGTTAAAAACACTGCAGTCATGGAAAAATACCTTATCCTGACCGCCCTCAAGCAGTGATCAACCTTATCCTGACTGTTCTCAAGCAGCGGTCAACCATATCTGCATGCAGATTTTTCATGTAACCAGTAACGTTTAAGAAGAGCCAAGCATATGTTGTACAACCAGCCGCGAGAGATGCCCCTGAAACGGTCACTCAGTTACTCAGTGGTCTAGAAAATGAAAATCGCGGGTCAGAGCTAGAAGCCGTACAGACGTGGAAATAGGAGGTTTTGGGGGCTCACAAATGATCAGAGCACACACTTTACAGCTCAGCTGAAAGACAGAGGTAAAGTCAACCTGAGTTTCAGAATTTGTTTGCAAGGACTGAAGAGCAAAGGCTTTCAACTATTGCCAGTGTTAACAGCCTAATGTTTCCCTTAGACAGCATAAACACGGGGTTTGTTGGGGTAGGGAGCTAACCAACaagaaaggaggcagcaaaggTCACAAAAGCAGAGTTCTCTCTTTCCTAGAGaatttttggcctccctcctggAAATACAGCCGTCAGTCAGTTTTTTAGTTCTTTGAATCCAATGCCTTCTTTCTGCTAAAGGCTCCTCCACTAAATTTCCATGGGATTTTGCTATaatagtactttttaaaaagtcaagtaatctttttttctttccagattcaGAGAGTGGTATTATTGCTGGAGCATTAATTGGAGCAATTGTGGCAGCTGCTCTCATTTGCATTATTGTCTGGGTCTTAACCAAGAAGGCAAGGAATAAGAAGTCATCAAGTAATGAGATGCAGTAAGAGtttctgtttgcttcattttaagacaattatttctgtaaaacactgcTGATAACCCGGAactaaagtaaaatataattactCTAAACATTTTTTGAAGGGTAAATAATACAGGTTTTGAGAAAACTTCCAGAGTGagaatatttgcttttgtgtgACTTTTAAGCTGTTGCTCTTGTAACACAAGTTGCCATTACCCTCTTCCCTGTGTTTACAGGCAGCTACCACTTAGTGGTATCTAAAATAgtaaagtaaatgttttttaaacaacacGAACTAAAAGTGGCAAGttggaaaaacagtttttaatatttaaaagttaatGGTACTGCTAATGGCAGGTGGAGGAAGTAAAAAAAGGAATAGCAGCTAAGGGTTGCCTCAGCAAATTTACTGGGATTGTACGTTACTGGATTTAAACACAGAGGGCTCAGTTTGGTGCTATTTGAGATTAGAGGACACATGCTAGGGATACTCTAAGGCATCTCAAATAGCAGGAGACACAAGGTTTAGGCAACAGAATGGGGGCCAAAATGTCCATTTAGATCCTGCTCTGGAAatgtcttttcctctgtgctttggttgctcatttcatttttcccttaAATTGCCAAATCTTCAGAATAGGGATAATCTTATATGCTATACAGACTGTATTTAGCCCCATGATGTTAAATGCTAAATGAATACATGCAGCTGAGGCCAGAATAAAATGTTATGTCATCTGGACACCTCCCTGTAGACCTACTCCCTGTAGGTCTAAGACTTCCTTATACGGAATTCTGCTAATCCAGACCAGTGGCCAGTCACTCATGCACCTGATTTCTGCTTTCAACTGATGTAGCATTAACATCTAATTTTGTGCTCAGATCCTAATAAATCTTACTGCATTGAATTAATCCACTAGCATCTGATATTTTTTGCATGTGAAACTGCATAAATATTGGGGGTTGGTTTATTATTGTTTTGATAAGATAAATGGAGTTCATACctgttactaaaaatatttttctagatttCAGCCTTTTCATAGCTCTTTCCTGACTGCActctatttttaatgcatttgaatGGGACACCAGATCTGCATGGAATTTCTCAGAAAGCTCACACTGTGTTTTGCTACCCCTTGTCAGACACTGTCCTTTCCTTGTCCAGCACTCAGTTTCCCATTCTGCTTTCCTGGCGTAGCATTTAAACATACTAAAATCCATTTTGTTCTAACGGGATCACTTAGACCAGTGATACAGATCAGTATTATTATCTACTACTCTGTCACTCTTTCTGTCTTAGCAGCAGTGATGTTGTAGCCTTTCCACGTGCTCTTGGAACAGAGTCGTAATAATATGGGGGTTACTGTTCAGACAACAAAACTACAAAGACTCATTCTTTTGAAAGACTCTAGTGTAGATGTGATTTTAACACATGAAATCACAATCCTCATCCTGTCTTCCTGCAGAGAAATGGCTCAGAAACAATCCAATGCAGAATATGTTCAGGTACCTAATGAAGAAAACATGCCTGCGACCACAGTGCCATCAAGCAATGCGACAAATGAATACCCTAGTGTTGATGGAACAGCAGCCTCTGGAACACTTGAAAATGATGAGAAGCAAGAAgcggaaaaagaagaaatagcctAGAGTTTTAATGCAGTTTTCCTTGTCAACTTTGAATCCCTTTATACAAAAATTGTTGTCATTGAATTAACATAGAAGCATGACTAAAACTTAAATGGGCATTTATATCGTGAACCACTGGGCTGGAGCTTGAAAAGGGTCTGTTACACATGCACTTTGTGAGTAGCAGAAGATTTGGCCTTTAAAGTTAACCAAATTTCATTTATTGTCTAgttatacataaatataaaaagacTATCATCCACATTTGTTCAACCTATTTTGCAAAACTAATTAGGAAATGGGCTGAAGCATTTGACAAAGTAAGAGCTTTCCAGTCAACCATCAGTAATGCTGTATGTATCCATACAGTTCTGAACCACAGCAGTCTTCTCCAGGGACAGTGTTGGCCAACCTCATGTTTCCCGTGCACCAAGAGCAATCATCATGGCCAATACATTGCAGTGTTTAAAGGATCTGATTTTGCACGTcagaattaaaaagaattttcatCAATGCCATCAGAGTGCAGAAACAGATGTTAAGGCCTGGGCCAATGAAATCTTGTGTGTCTGAATTCCacttaaagccaaaaaaaagatCCTGGAAATTTTTACCCTGTTGCTGCCTGACATGGAATACGTTTTGTGTAACAGCAGCCTTCTTGGCTTTAAAGTTCCCAAGGCACCAGCATTCCAGAGTTGTGTGTTCCAGcagttctggttttcagtttcGTGGAACTAGCATTCAGGTACCCAGCTCAGACATCAATTGACTGGTTTCCAGACACAGGAGCTGGAAATCTGAATCCCTTGCAAGGCTTGTTACAACAGACACACAGAGTATCAGACTCCTCATGACATGCAGATACAGCTGCTTTCAAAACTTAGACGTGAATACTGCCTACTGTACCATACAGTAGTTTTGATTGCTTCCTCTGCCTGAGATGATTTAAATCTATTTCCAGGCAATGGCCCTACCCACTAAGCAACAAACTCATGCTACTTTTCTTCTGGTCTCTGTAGCCCAGTGTAACTTTGACTGTTTTCTATAGGTGAAAGCATCAAGAGGAAAGGTAAGTAGTGCATCCACACCAATAGCAAACAGCTGAGCAACGAGCACTCTcttggaaggagaaaagggaattgAACCACATACACTTTGATCACTAGACACCTCTTCTCTCTGGGCCTCGTTTCTAAGGTTAAGCAAACTCAGTTCTTCAAAAGGGCAAAGATACCTACTTTCAGAAGAGCTCAAGGACCACGGGGCTCAGGTGAATACAGACACACAGCCTCAGCAGCTCCCTTCGGAACTACACGAGGCAGATAGTCACTGACACAAGGAGACACTGGTTTCAGTCTCACGCACTGCAGAAAAATGTATCTGGCTCAGGGATCTGGAACTTTTTGGCACTTAATAGGATCTAATGTTCATAAATCCTTTGGTGACTGTTCCTAGCCTGTAAACATTAGTCATATGCAACAGTCATCTTTAAAATAGATCAAAGGATACATGTGTGCTAAAATTTTCAGGTTCAGTTTCTACAGTTAGAAGTATGTTTACCAAgaaagtgaccaaaaaaaaaaaaaaagagatggcaaCATTTAAAGACGATGTAAGGCATGAGGTCCTAATTAAGATTCAATTTGCATCATTAAGCATAACTGTATTCATTGCCCTTTCTACCCAGTTTTCAGGCTttcaaatatttgtctttgatACGTGTCCTAGTGCTTAGCCTCATTCCAGAGTAAAAGAGCATTTACAGTGTTCTTATAATATTGTTTTAGCTAAAAACTGCTTGTGCTGGACTGTGAGGGTCAAACCCTTACTCATACCAGCACTGCCATATTCTACCAGTGGATCCTCACACTCCTCTCTCCCCAAAATATGCAGGTAAACCTTAAGTCATAACCTGCATGGAAGTCTCTTCTTAATCAGGCACCTCTCTTGTTGACTCTTGTAGCAATTTGACTAAGCAAAATCCACAAACTCACATAATTCAATCTAGGTTTAGAAGCTTACTGAAAATTTCTGATATTCACACCCAAAGTTTGTGAGCATGCAGAACTACAACATTAAACATGCTCAGTAACAGCAAGAGAAGAGTAAGTACTACCTGCTCCTGTTTCGGTGCCATTTCTTATCTTAATAATCAGGTAATTCAAATCAACTATTGGTCCAAGGGAGCCCACCACTTGGCTGACAGTggcattaattttaaataattccttCTCTGACATTCCCAGGCATTCTTTTACTCTTGCCCTTcataggaaaatataaataactcTCTTCACAACACTGCTGTAGTTGTATTAGTTCTTCTGAAGTCATCTCCTGTATATACATGTCTTAGTTACATTTTTCTTACTGCAACAGCTTTTCAACTTTCACATCTCTGCAACAGCACTATTGTGACTGAAGGGGGGAATATATTATGTGGTCATTATCATAATTTTATAATCTTTCCTTAATCTCACCTCCACAAATTTCTCTGCATGTCTTCCTTACATAACTTGCTACAGTAAGATAGGAGCTTATGCTGGTGAAGTTGTAATTACCTTCTATAGCCAATACAATCTTCCTAGAACACCACAGGTCTTACATTTGctaaaaaaggagaaattgcTCAAGTTATGTTAATGTTtttacataaaaagaaagaacaattgaACACAAGTTCTAGACTAATAATTCCTCTCATACTTCTAACCACCAGTGTGTAATAgatagtattaaaaataaacaaaaagcaaaaataagaagcaaacCAGATTGctgagggtgaggaggaaggtaaggaaaataacatttatttggAGTTTCTTAACATATTGAGATATTTTTGTAAGCCTTCTGGCAGATGCTTGTTCTCATTATGAAATTTCACTCATgtaaaatagtttattaaaaagGATGGGGCACTGTTCCTAGCTTTCCACTGATGCTTTTGGCAAAGCACAAGCCAAATTAGGTATTGATCCATGGTGTGTAGCTCAAAAACGCTGCAGAGCTATGCAGgatgcagaaacatttttcagaatttgCCTCGGATGTTCCGACAGTCTTTGCTGCATGGCCTATTTATCTTCTCCTAAGGGAGCAGGGATCATTAGTATGGAAACCAGATATTAAGCCAACATTCAAGCCACCATCTCCTAGGGAAGTGGATTTACAAAGCTACAGAGCTatgacagggtttttttgctataCAAAGATCAAGGACGAACACAGAATTCTAACCAGCTTTTCTCAATTCAAGTTTTCAGCAGTGCCTCCACAATATGTAAGAAACGTTTACTCAGTCAGGTTCCTCCCTCAAGCAAGGTCTGCATGGCCAGAGCTTACTGTACAGGCAAGTTATCCCTCCTGCTCTCAATAGGTACCCTCCGTGAAATTTaatctgcattttgctttctagGGTAGACTTAAAGTACTTGATGAACTGACATTTGTTTGGTTGTAAGTTTCTGTCTCGCTTAtcaaaataaattgcattacCTGAATCCCTACAAGTCAAACTGTAGAAACTGTCATCTTCCATTTCAACCTTTCCTTGCAGCTGAAGAACAAACATGTTCTATTTCCATACTGTGTAATGGATGGCAGGGTTTCATCTGACTTGTTGTTCACATCCCAAGCGTACAAGCGATTTAGAAAATATTGGTTTTGTTACATGGAAGTTTAATAAAGTTTTGTAACACCAAAGTCTGCTGTTTAGGAAAGttctttatttcacagaatttcaTCACCATCATTTGTTCAGAAAGGGGAAATCTATCCCACTAGTATCAAAACCGATCTTACCAACATCAGAACAGAAGGTCACTTTTCAGACTCAGTCTCATTATCGCTGCCCTCTAATAACTTAATACCAGGATTTGCTGTGAGTAGAGATTAAACCAGGCTTCTGTTGTAAAGTAAGACAGTAAACTGCAAGCGTCAGTGCTACATAATGGGAgtcaaacagaacagaaaaagaaatctacagaaggagcaagaggaaataaaattagacTCGAAGTACATCCCAGCGAAGTATCCAGAGCCATCCATTATATAATAGTATATTTGCAGAGGTAACCCTGAAACTGTGCCTGCATTCTGCAAGCAGTCCAGTGCACTTCatcaaatacatatatttaaagatTCAAAGAAACAGGATAACAACAGATAACAACAGAAAAGCTTTGAACACTCAGAGCTCACTTGAATAGACTAAGAAGAGTAAAAATGGATACAATTATCTAAGTAACTGAGGAAACGGCATTCTACAAAGGGAGAGGTGTAGTTTAGAATCATCTGAAGGAAGAGAATCAGTacccacaaaaaacaaccaaaaaaccacacacaaatcACAAAGGctaagggaaaaaacaaagactCTAGAATACGCttccaaaataaaactgactttaaaTGGTTAAAGCATTTTTGGTCCTGTTGCTTGAAAGAAATAATCCTAAACTAGGTTCTGAAATAGGAGGAATGACCACATTTACACAGATCATActgtaaactgaaagaaaactgcaagatattgaaaaatactttaaaatcagtAAACTGTTTAATTAACAGGAAGTACAAACAGTTGTTTTGGCACTGTACTTGAAGGAAAGCTAGAGATACACATTTTATTACCATGCTGACGCCCATACACGACATCCTAGTTGAACTATGCAAATACGAAGTTTGCAGTCCTAAATACAAGTGCAACAGGAAAGAGACCCAAGTCAGAAGTCCCCACTAGCCTTCCACCATTCTTTTAAGTATGGCTCCCAGGCCACCTTTTGCCACTTTCAGTGGGGTCAGTTCTTCTTTATTCTCAATGTGAATACTTGCACCGTGAGACACCAGCAGCTTTGCCTCCTCCACTCTCTCTTCATCGCAGGCTAAATGACTGTAATAAGAACAAGAAACCCACAGCCACAGCTGAACAGTCCAAGCTTGTAAAGAGCAATAATTATGCCTTGTCAAAACGACAGCGTGAATGTTGGGGGGGAGATACATCCTAGAACAACAAAACCACACGCAACCAACTACCTACACAGATTCCAAAGCTTGCTGTCCAGTCACTCTGTTGTCATTAAGCAACTCAAGAACGTTCCTCCTGCTATTGTCCTCGCAACATTAAGACGCTTCTTTAGATTAGGATTTGGCTCTGCAGTCAGCAAAGCTAAGGAGCACATAATccacagtgaaattggaaaattaTAATTTCCATTTGAATTGAAAGTGATAAACTAAGTCATACAATGctcaaaaataatctgaagtaaTGAATTACTGCAAATGCAGCAAACGCTTTTTTCCATTTGGCATAGTATCTTGAGAATAAATGTGTGTGTTCCAGGACAATGCTGGTTTTAGGTATAGCTAAAACATACTGCTTGATCTTATTCACCACAAAACCTTGATTCCGCTGTAGACAAGGCAGAGTTTTGCCACCAGCTTCAAAGCAGCTAAGGTTTTACCTTACATATTCAAACTGATCTCTATGGTAATATCAAACACTGGACTGACTGTACTTAAATTGCAACTTACTTTCCTTAGAGAGGTGGAGAAAAGCTTCCAATATTAGTTCTTGCTTGGCAGGACAGAATAGGCCAGCCTGCAAGACCAGTTTCCTCTGACTTTCATGTCATTAGCTCGCTTTCTACCCTCTAGTGGCAACTGAACATATTCCAAATTATTACAAAAGGTGTTCTACACTTTTTAAGTAGATGTAGTAACACAACTTAAAGTAGGTATGTACAGACACACTTAGGCAAAATACTAAGTATTATTTTCTCAAATCCTTTTTCATTATATAGGGGTGTGAAGCAAGGGAGTATTTTGAGGcaatgagaaatttaaaaaagaaattgaagtaaTGGAGTTTCATTTCATAGACATTATGCtatattaagcaaaataaaaattaaaaaattacttacagaGGAGTATTCCCTTCAGAGTCCCGTATATTAACAGATGCATTGTGCTGCAGAAGGATCTGTACCATTTTTAGGTTTCCTTTGGCTGCTGCTCTGTGTAATGGGGTGGATTCAAAATGGTCTGTTGCATCCGGATCAGCTCCGTTCTCTAAAAGCATGATTGCAATCTGAATACGTAGAAAGAGAAAGTaaaggggggaggagaaggaaaagttAGTACAACTAAATACTTCTTTGAAGAGCAACACCACCTCCAGTAGCATAGGCAAACATACCTCCTGCTTATTTTTGGAGGCTGCATAATGCAGGGGCGTACAGCCATTCTGATTGACAGCATTTACATGAGCACCCTTGGCAATGAGGGCTTTCACAATTTCATCACGGCCTGCCGAAGCGGCGATATGCAAGGGAGTCCAACCAGCCTacagaggcaaggaaaaaaccccacgttaTTCAAACCAGGAGTTTCAGGCAAAAAAATATGACAAAGCATAACCCCAATACAGACTTGACTACTCATTAGTTATACTGCACATATTCTTACAACTGCAAAGCTAAACATTATTGATTATCACCAGAGAGATAAGTCTGACATCTTCTCACATGCCTGCATTCAGGACCTGACAAAAGCTGCCAGTTAAATGACAGAAATCACTTCTGTTATGCAGTTAGGCACGGTATCTTGCAGGGCACTTTTGCTCCTGCAGAATTAACTGTAGTGCTTTTATAAGAACAAATAAGAGTGGCAGAAAAGGGTGTCCAAAAGTTTCTGCAATCTTTTCTATATCCTACCCTCTAATTAAACTGATGGGACAACATTTCCTTCTTTAAGGATGATCTTTAGGATGCTTCATAATGGATGTAATTATTTCAACGCTTCCTCTAGAACAGTAACAGACCATCTCCTTTGCAACTGTGAAATCACTGAACCTGTCACCTACTCTGTGATGCCCTCCCCAATAAGGAGAAATCTTCAGGGTACCTCATGATTTGGCACAACATATTTAAGAGGATCGCACCGAGATGAAGGCAACATAAAACCCCCCAACAACAACCCAAACACCTCTGGTTTTGCACCTTTGTTCATAAGAAGAGTTCTCCTAAAATTCCTTGACAATAAGCAAGACTCATCAAGCCTCATTACCCCCTCTTCCACATAAACAGTGAAATACTTCAACTTGCCTTTCTAGCGCACGCACAGTAGTAGGCGCTTTTTAAAACCTCCTAGAAACCACCCTGGATACACCAACTGacgggaggagggagaaaaggaaggaagggaccAGGGCCAGCCGCCACCGGGAGCTGCACGTCTGCGGCTGAAACCACGACGGCAAAGGGGCCGAACAGAAACCGCGCCAAAAGTTCCCCAGGCAAACCGATTCCCAGCGCTTCCTCCGCCtcccggcagcagccccgcgcCCCAGGCCAGCCCCTCACAGGGATGAGGGGTCCCGGGAGGGCTGCGACACTCACATCGTCCTTGTCGCCCACAGGCACGCCGAGGTCGAGGAGGAGGTCGGCGACGTCCGTGTGTCCCGCCGAGCAGGCCCAGTGCAGCACGGTCCGGTTGTcctgagggagggaagaagggagggaggggcggTGAGGGGGCggcgggaaggggagggagcGGAGAGGCGGCTGACAGGAGCTGCCCCCCGGGGAGCAGCCCCACAGGCCGCCCGCTCTCGCCCCGGCGGGCAGGGAGTGCCGCAGCCAGCTGACCTGGTCGGCCTTGGTGGCCAGGGTCCTGTCGCGCAGCAGGTGGGCCCGCAGCTCCTCCAGACGCCCGGCGTAGGCCAGGTTGCAGACCCCCACGTCGGACACGGCACCCTCCATGCCAACCGCGCCTCGCCACCTCCCCCTGCCGACAAGGGCGGTGCTTCGGCCCGCGCGCCGGCCAATCGGAGGGACGCCGGGGCCAGCCCAGCCAATAATACCTACCGGCCTGCTCCTCTCGCTCCTCGggccgcgggggctgctgggATTTGTAGTCCAAGGGGAGGAAGGCGGTgcgctgccgccggccggcgGGACTACATCTCCCAGgacgccccgcgccccggccgtgTTGTGCCTCCGTGTcggggcgaggaggaggatggtgacAGCGAGAGGATGGAGTCaggtgaggggcggcggcggcggcgcggggccgcggagggggagaggggcgAGCGGCGAGCGGGGCGCGGGCCCGACCGTTGGCGCGGCGGCTGGCGGAGCGGGGGCGCTGGTGAGGGGCCAGGCCGGCGGCCCTCTCGCCCCAGGGGCCGtcagcggggccgcgccgcggcgcggcgggaggcgccCGCGGGGTGAGGGGCGAGGCGGGGGGTCGGCGCTTTCCGTCGTGAGGGCTTTGCCTGCCGCGGAGGGACGGGGCCCCGCGGCCTCTCCcaggggcggggggcgcggggcagagGGGCTTCTGGCGGGCAGGTGCGGGGCGGAGGAGAgcggccggggctcggggcggccTGAGGCGGGTGtcgccgccagccccggcgcggcgggaggcgggaggcgggaggctgTGGCGGCTCTCTGCGGGCTTCAGCGGTGGGAGGGTTGGGGCTTTGCGGGAGAGAAGCAGGAGACCCCGGTAGTTCTTTCCCGGCTGGTCTGAGATTTCATATGGCAGCGGGTGTGGGAGTGGGACATGGCCGCGGAGGGGGGAGGCAGCCCTCTCCTGTTGGATTTCGAGGGGTGAGAGTCCTTTAAGTCTCCGGACTCAAAAAGGGACTGTTTACTCTGTCAATGCGATGAGCGATGAGTTTTCTGACGGAGAAGACAGCGCGCAGTGTAAGAGGTTCTTCTCTGTATACAGCCTTCAGAAAGAAGGTTATCACGTTTTTTAACAACAGCTTGCGCTAGCCTGCAGAGAAGGTGTCTCGTCAGTGCTTGGTAGCACTGGCCCTTGGGTGCTCGAATCAGGGGGTGGTGTAGCTCCATCTCACTTCTGATTGctataatgtatatttttacatgtttgttttttttttttttacccgaTGATTATTCATTCTTTATACTGTATATGTGTGCACTTACTTAAAGAGTAAAATATAATAGTGTTTGCTTTCACTTCCAACTTCTGATTTTTTAGCAGTATATTCCTTAAGATTGGTATGTAAAAGAAAtgattttacattcatttttacacTTGAaggcctgttttcctcttccAACAAAGCTTGCTTTAATTAATTATCCAAAATTTGTTTGAATGGTCTTCTTTAAGTAgtattaattattatttgttattttacagtaaataGTCTAGCATTGAGTAATAACATTCatgcatcttttattttaaagtgtttcaaatCTCCAGTCAGGAATGTAAAACCCAGTCTTGCTAACACTTTTCACATGCTTCCCATTAAGCACAAGGACATAATCGCTCGAGCGGCAGTATTTGTACATTTAAGATCAGGCATGGGCACGTATGCTGTGATGCCTAAATTGTTTTTCCCATCTCTCCTTTCCTTGAATCGAATCTTACTCTCACTGCAGTCATCCTGCACTTCTGCTACTGGCTTCAGTCAGACTGCTTATAATCAAGGTGTCAGCCATGTTATTCTCTGAGCGCTCGCTGAGGATCAAAATAAACCCCAGCCAAGACATTGGCTGTTTCAGTGTCAGCACAGCTTGTTAAAGGAAAAGAGTAAACGCAGCTGGCAGCACCATTCGGGAGACCCAAAGACTGCAAAGACTAGCTACAACTAGTTCAGTCTAAGAACTCTAAGTTGTGCATAAAAGAACAAAGGGACAAAATGGAGTTTGAATTTTGTGTATTCCTGTTCAGTTTTATCTAGGTATGAAAACCAGATCACTATTTTGTCAGACTACTTAGAAGAATTCCCAGAAACTGATGAGCCAGTGTGGATTCTAGGAAGGCAGCACCACCTAAACACAGGTATCTTTAGAATGAAAATTCATCTGTAAAATCTGTAGAGCATTCATTGATTcacatgcagcagcagctcctgattTCCTTATGTTCTCTAAATGTCTCATGAGAGAAGTTTATTTTTCTCCATCAACAAGAAACCAACTATAAGCAGCGGTATTTATCCTAAAATGAAACCAGAAGTTTACCAATGTACTTTCTACCATAATTCATGCAAAGAGAGCGTACTTGTAGTAAAGGCCCGTCAGGTATGAGGCTGGTCGCGTCTCAACAtcaaatgcttcagaaatagATAAGTAAATAACTTTTGGGGAATGTTCAGTATTACCAATGTTATTTTCCCTTGAGGGATGCTGTCTGCAGCCTGTTGTTTGCAACTAAAAtgatatttcaaaagaataatagtaataataataataataaaattaatctaGGGCACGTACTGtattttgatgaaaataaatatgtgaCCTATAAGTCATAGCAGAGTGATGTATTGAGATATCatataaaaataagatttcagaAATGAGCTTTGCTCCTTGGGGAGAAGACAAGGGCATCCTGCTGCATTACATGTCAAAGGCAGTGGCCATCAATGCAGGCATGGTTCAAGGCAGCCGAGGGTGCCGCATACAGCCTTGATTGGCTGAAGGATCTCTTGAAAAGGCCAGTCGTTCTGAGCCATGGCTCGGAGAAAGTGCAGCAAATAAGATTCTTAAGAATTCTTCAGAGCTTTTGGGAGAATTCTGTAAgtccatgtattaaaaaaaacaaaaacaaaagagacagatttaattaaatttagtATTATTAACCTTTTCTTAAGATGACTTTGTATTGGGTTTGGAAGTAATGCATAATTCCATGTTGGTTTGCATGTAGAAATTCTTCACCTTTCTTAACTTGCTTTACCACCTCTTTCCTGAGGACATAGTTCTCCATAGTTGTTTCATTCAGGCTGGGCAGAGTAATTCCAAACACCTTGTAGAACTTCACTGGCTAACGATTATTTCATCCTTAATAAGTTAACTTTTAATTACCAGTCTACAAAAGCTCTC contains:
- the PSMD10 gene encoding 26S proteasome non-ATPase regulatory subunit 10 isoform X1, which encodes MEGAVSDVGVCNLAYAGRLEELRAHLLRDRTLATKADQDNRTVLHWACSAGHTDVADLLLDLGVPVGDKDDAGWTPLHIAASAGRDEIVKALIAKGAHVNAVNQNGCTPLHYAASKNKQEIAIMLLENGADPDATDHFESTPLHRAAAKGNLKMVQILLQHNASVNIRDSEGNTPLHLACDEERVEEAKLLVSHGASIHIENKEELTPLKVAKGGLGAILKRMVEG
- the PSMD10 gene encoding 26S proteasome non-ATPase regulatory subunit 10 isoform X2 — its product is MEGAVSDVGVCNLAYAGRLEELRAHLLRDRTLATKADQDNRTVLHWACSAGHTDVADLLLDLGVPVGDKDDAGWTPLHIAASAGRDEIVKALIAKGAHVNAVNQNGCTPLHYAASKNKQEIAIMLLENGADPDATDHFESTPLHRAAAKGNLKMVQILLQHNASVNIRDSEGNTPLCH